GACATCTGGTACGATTTCTCATTACGTGCAGATTTTGTCTCAAGAGATTGCTGCTACACCAGCTTTAGGCAAACCTTTAGAAACAATTTTTTTTGGCGGTGGAACGCCTTCATTATTATCTAGCAGTCAGCTAGCTCAAATTTTAGCAAGGCTCGAACGTCAATTTGGGATCTCTGCTCAAGCAGAAATTTCGATGGAGATCGATCCAGGTACGTTTACCCTCGCCCAACTCCAAGCATACTTATCGGCTGGGGTAAATCGCTTCAGTCTGGGCGTACAAGCATTTCAGTCAGAATTGTTGCAAGCTTGCGGGCGATCGCACGATCTGAATGACATTTGGCAAGCTGTAGAATTATTTCGTCAGGCTAAAGTGCAAAATTTCAGTCTCGATCTGATTTCTGGATTACCGCGCCAAACTCTAGAACAGTGGCAAGAATCGCTCTTAAAAGCAGTTGCGATCGCACCCAATCATATTTCAATTTACGACTTAACCATTGAGCCGGGAACAGTTTTCGGACGCTACTATCAATCGGGGGCAAGTCCATTGCCTTCAGACGAACTGACAGTGCAAATGTATTGTCTTGCCCAGCAAACTCTGACAAAGGCTGGATACGATCACTACGAAATTTCCAACTACGCCCAGCCAAACTATCAATGTCGTCATAATCGAACTTATTGGGAAAACCGCCCCTACTACGGTTTTGGTATGGGTGCAGCCAGCTACACCAACAATCAAAGATTTACCCGTCCTCGCAAAACTAAAGAATACTCTGACTGGGTAGAAAATTTTATCGCTGCTGGAGGAGTGTTAGATTGTCCTCAAACTCCACCGGAGGAAGTTTTACTAGACATTCTGATGTTGGGCTTAAGGTTGAAAGAGGGAGTCAGTTTATCTGCATTATCTCAATTTGGAGATGACAAGATACAACAAATTTGGACTTGCTTGCAACCA
This window of the Chroococcidiopsis thermalis PCC 7203 genome carries:
- the hemW gene encoding radical SAM family heme chaperone HemW; translation: MTTRLNLTPRNLTLELAHSGIPSAAYIHIPFCRRRCYYCDFPISVVGDRLRGETSGTISHYVQILSQEIAATPALGKPLETIFFGGGTPSLLSSSQLAQILARLERQFGISAQAEISMEIDPGTFTLAQLQAYLSAGVNRFSLGVQAFQSELLQACGRSHDLNDIWQAVELFRQAKVQNFSLDLISGLPRQTLEQWQESLLKAVAIAPNHISIYDLTIEPGTVFGRYYQSGASPLPSDELTVQMYCLAQQTLTKAGYDHYEISNYAQPNYQCRHNRTYWENRPYYGFGMGAASYTNNQRFTRPRKTKEYSDWVENFIAAGGVLDCPQTPPEEVLLDILMLGLRLKEGVSLSALSQFGDDKIQQIWTCLQPYQHQGWIAMTGAIAQPFYAKGWNKVIGNMFYGENLVGDWRLRLTDPQGFLFSNVVLADLFEKLE